A DNA window from Anastrepha obliqua isolate idAnaObli1 chromosome 5, idAnaObli1_1.0, whole genome shotgun sequence contains the following coding sequences:
- the LOC129249014 gene encoding peroxiredoxin-6, which translates to MPNSSKALNIGDLFPNFQAVTTEGPIDFHEWIGDSWAILFSHPADYTPVCTTELARVATLLPEFAKRNVKPIALSVDNVDSHKGWIEDIKSYGNLKSFGYPIIADDKRELAVKLNMLDKDELNKDGIPLTCRAVFIIDDKKKLRLSILYPATTGRNFDEILRVIDSLQLTQNKSVATPADWKQGDVCMVLPTVKEADVPSLFPAGVEVIQVPSGKSYLRKTPQP; encoded by the exons ATGCCAAATTCCAGCAAAGCACTCAACATTGGTGATTTATTCCCAAACTTTCAGGCCGTCACTACTGAGGGTCCCATTGACTTTCATGAATGGATTGGCGATTC TTGGGCCATTCTTTTTTCGCATCCCGCGGACTACACGCCCGTGTGCACTACAGAACTAGCGCGTGTCGCCACACTCTTGCCTGAGTTTGCCAAGCGCAATGTAAAGCCAATTGCGCTGTCGGTGGATAATGTCGATTCACATAAAGGATGGATTGAAGATATCAAAAGTTATGGAA ATTTGAAGTCCTTTGGCTATCCCATAATTGCTGATGACAAGCGAGAATTGGCGGTCAAGCTAAATATGCTGGATAAGGACGAGTTGAACAAGGATGGCATACCGCTAACTTGTCGTGCTGTCTTCATAATTGATGACAAAAAGAAATTGCGCCTTTCTATTCTATATCCTGCAACCACTGGTAGAAATTTTGA tgAAATATTGCGTGTGATTGATTCACTTCAATTGACCCAAAATAAGTCGGTGGCCACTCCAGCTGATTGGAAA CAAGGTGATGTTTGCATGGTTTTACCAACAGTCAAGGAAGCAGATGTGCCCAGCTTGTTCCCAGCTGGCGTTGAGGTCATTCAGGTTCCATCAGGCAAATCATATTTGCGTAAAACGCCACAACCATGA
- the LOC129247108 gene encoding transcription factor HNF-4 homolog isoform X2, which yields MKDPKEHLSEEENLAASKKMENLEGDSSDRDAEGHMMHGIEASLSLSNASAHSPGGSQALSPALSLSGGNSNSNGNLSTTGSNTAAISNNNNSFAQNNNSQSSTVCAICGDRATGKHYGASSCDGCKGFFRRSVRKNHQYTCRFSRNCVVDKDKRNQCRYCRLRKCFKAGMKKEAVQNERDRISCRRASNEDPDPGNGLSVISLVKAEIESRQSKAGAAMETNPNEDLSNKQFASINDVCESMKQQLLTLVEWAKHIPAFNDLQLDDQVALLRAHAGEHLLLGLSRRSMHLKDVLLLGNNCVITKHCPDARLSPNLDISRIGARILDELVFALRDVNIDDTELACIKALVFFDPNAKGLNEPQRIKTLRHQILNNLEDYVSDRQYESRGRFGEILLILPVLQSITWQMIEQIQFAKIFGVAHIDSLLQEMLLGGELADSSPLSPPHLASYSPTRSLDTSHVTSTLDALTSPASSDHLSACMDSSLDAQMMSPLLENISSPPTPYNTMRTNPTHRAQQQQHSQAINAAGTPHHTRSMHSPHLNDTEPSSNADIVNGTASNANPYMDENSLYNSGVALRPLSTGTPHNLPHMPSNMQHPHASPSPSQSMQSGAIMQHSPPLHRNHPYQRPEQLNAALNNNGAGAQQLRNPADMTLNEYNSGSAEEMLRRAPLKIRGPDALSSGAGGGSGYMMGGGMHDAENAYRMTLKQEPETGY from the exons ATGCCGAGGGTCATATGATGCATGGCATTGAAGCGTCACTCTCCCTCAGCAACGCTTCCGCACATAGTCCAGGTGGTAGTCAGGCACTTAGTCCCGCACTCAGTCTGAGCGGTGGCAACAGCAATAGTAATGGCAACTTGTCCACTACGGGCAGCAACACTGCCGCCatcagcaataacaataactcATTTGCGCAAAACAACAACTCACAATCGTCAACAGTTTGCGCAATATGCGGCGATCGCGCTACCGGCAAACATTATGGCGCTTCCAGCTGTGACGGCTGCAAAGGTTTCTTTCGGCGCAGCGTACGCAAGAATCACCAATATACCTGCAG ATTCTCACGGAATTGCGTTGTAGACAAGGACAAGCGTAATCAGTGTCGGTATTGCCGATTGCGTAAGTGTTTTAAAGCGGGCATGAAGAAAGAAGCCGTGCAAAATGAACGTGATCGCATTAGCTGTCGCCGTGCGTCCAACGAAGATCCCGATCCGGGTAATGGATTATCCGTCATTTCATTAGTGAAGGCGGAAATCGAGAGTCGTCAGTCTAAAGCAGGTGCCGCTATGGAGACCAATCCGAATGAAGATCTCTCAAATAAGCAATTTGCCAGTATCAATGATGTGTGCGAATCGATGAAGCAACAACTGTTAACACTTGTCGAATGGGCCAAACACATACCAGCATTCAACGATTTGCAACTGGACGATCAAGTGGCGTTATTACGCGCTCATGCCGGTGAACATTTGTTGCTCGGTTTGTCGCGTCGCTCCATGCATCTGAAAGATGTACTACTGCTAGGCAACAACTGTGTTATAACAAAACATTGTCCGG ATGCGCGCCTATCCCCGAATTTAGATATCTCACGTATCGGTGCTAGAATCCTTGATGAACTCGTTTTTGCGCTGCGAGATGTGAATATTGACGATACAGAATTGGCATGCATCAAAGCGTTGGTGTTTTTCGATCCCA ATGCTAAAGGTCTTAACGAGCCCCAACGCATAAAGACGTTGCGCCATCAAATCCTTAACAATCTGGAAGATTATGTGTCGGACCGACAGTATGAGTCGCGTGGTCGTTTTGGCGAAATTCTCTTAATACTGCCCGTGCTGCAGTCCATCACCTGGCAAATGATTGAGCAGATACAGTTTGCGAAAATATTCGGTGTCGCTCACATTGACTCGCTGCTACAGGAAATGCTACTTGGAG GTGAACTGGCCGATAGCTCTCCACTCTCGCCACCACATCTAGCTAGTTACAGTCCCACACGCTCCTTGGACACGAGTCATGTGACATCAACTCTAGACGCACTTACGTCACCCGCATCCAGCGACCACCTTTCGGCGTGCATGGATAGCAGTCTAGATGCCCAAATGATGTCGCCACTACTAGAAAATATATCCTCACCACCAACACCGTACAACACAATGCGCACCAATCCGACGCATCgcgcacagcaacaacaacactcaCAAGCAATCAACGCCGCTGGTACACCGCATCATACACGTTCAATGCATTCGCCGCACCTTAACGACACAGAGCCATCATCAAATGCCGATATCGTCAATGGGACCGCCAGCAATGCCAATCCGTATATGGATGAGAATAGCTTGTATAACTCAGGTGTCGCGTTACGACCACTGTCAACTGGTACGCCACACAATTTGCCACATATGCCATCGAATATGCAGCATCCGCATGCATCACCATCGCCTAGTCAATCAATGCAATCTGGTGCAATAATGCAGCACTCGCCGCCGCTGCATCGTAACCATCCCTACCAAAGGCCTGAACAATTGAATGCTGCACTCAATAATAATGGCGCAGGCGCACAGCAGCTACGCAATCCGGCAGATATGACTTTAAACGAATACAATAGCGGCAGCGCAGAAGAAATGTTGCGTCGCGCTCCACTCAAGATACGTGGTCCGGATGCGCTGAGCAGTGGCGCTGGCGGGGGTAGCGGGTATATGATGGGCGGTGGTATGCATGACGCCGAAAATGCTTATCGCATGACACTAAAACAGGAACCGGAAACTGGTTATTGA
- the LOC129247108 gene encoding transcription factor HNF-4 homolog isoform X1, with the protein MKDPKEHLSEEENLAASKKMENLEGDSSDRDAEGHMMHGIEASLSLSNASAHSPGGSQALSPALSLSGGNSNSNGNLSTTGSNTAAISNNNNSFAQNNNSQSSTVCAICGDRATGKHYGASSCDGCKGFFRRSVRKNHQYTCRFSRNCVVDKDKRNQCRYCRLRKCFKAGMKKEAVQNERDRISCRRASNEDPDPGNGLSVISLVKAEIESRQSKAGAAMETNPNEDLSNKQFASINDVCESMKQQLLTLVEWAKHIPAFNDLQLDDQVALLRAHAGEHLLLGLSRRSMHLKDVLLLGNNCVITKHCPDARLSPNLDISRIGARILDELVFALRDVNIDDTELACIKALVFFDPNAKGLNEPQRIKTLRHQILNNLEDYVSDRQYESRGRFGEILLILPVLQSITWQMIEQIQFAKIFGVAHIDSLLQEMLLGGMSRSLFHPPSYYLTMPYSIYEGELADSSPLSPPHLASYSPTRSLDTSHVTSTLDALTSPASSDHLSACMDSSLDAQMMSPLLENISSPPTPYNTMRTNPTHRAQQQQHSQAINAAGTPHHTRSMHSPHLNDTEPSSNADIVNGTASNANPYMDENSLYNSGVALRPLSTGTPHNLPHMPSNMQHPHASPSPSQSMQSGAIMQHSPPLHRNHPYQRPEQLNAALNNNGAGAQQLRNPADMTLNEYNSGSAEEMLRRAPLKIRGPDALSSGAGGGSGYMMGGGMHDAENAYRMTLKQEPETGY; encoded by the exons ATGCCGAGGGTCATATGATGCATGGCATTGAAGCGTCACTCTCCCTCAGCAACGCTTCCGCACATAGTCCAGGTGGTAGTCAGGCACTTAGTCCCGCACTCAGTCTGAGCGGTGGCAACAGCAATAGTAATGGCAACTTGTCCACTACGGGCAGCAACACTGCCGCCatcagcaataacaataactcATTTGCGCAAAACAACAACTCACAATCGTCAACAGTTTGCGCAATATGCGGCGATCGCGCTACCGGCAAACATTATGGCGCTTCCAGCTGTGACGGCTGCAAAGGTTTCTTTCGGCGCAGCGTACGCAAGAATCACCAATATACCTGCAG ATTCTCACGGAATTGCGTTGTAGACAAGGACAAGCGTAATCAGTGTCGGTATTGCCGATTGCGTAAGTGTTTTAAAGCGGGCATGAAGAAAGAAGCCGTGCAAAATGAACGTGATCGCATTAGCTGTCGCCGTGCGTCCAACGAAGATCCCGATCCGGGTAATGGATTATCCGTCATTTCATTAGTGAAGGCGGAAATCGAGAGTCGTCAGTCTAAAGCAGGTGCCGCTATGGAGACCAATCCGAATGAAGATCTCTCAAATAAGCAATTTGCCAGTATCAATGATGTGTGCGAATCGATGAAGCAACAACTGTTAACACTTGTCGAATGGGCCAAACACATACCAGCATTCAACGATTTGCAACTGGACGATCAAGTGGCGTTATTACGCGCTCATGCCGGTGAACATTTGTTGCTCGGTTTGTCGCGTCGCTCCATGCATCTGAAAGATGTACTACTGCTAGGCAACAACTGTGTTATAACAAAACATTGTCCGG ATGCGCGCCTATCCCCGAATTTAGATATCTCACGTATCGGTGCTAGAATCCTTGATGAACTCGTTTTTGCGCTGCGAGATGTGAATATTGACGATACAGAATTGGCATGCATCAAAGCGTTGGTGTTTTTCGATCCCA ATGCTAAAGGTCTTAACGAGCCCCAACGCATAAAGACGTTGCGCCATCAAATCCTTAACAATCTGGAAGATTATGTGTCGGACCGACAGTATGAGTCGCGTGGTCGTTTTGGCGAAATTCTCTTAATACTGCCCGTGCTGCAGTCCATCACCTGGCAAATGATTGAGCAGATACAGTTTGCGAAAATATTCGGTGTCGCTCACATTGACTCGCTGCTACAGGAAATGCTACTTGGAGGTATGTCTAGATCTCTCTTCCATCCACCGTCCTATTACCTTACTATGCCTTACTCCATCTATGAAGGTGAACTGGCCGATAGCTCTCCACTCTCGCCACCACATCTAGCTAGTTACAGTCCCACACGCTCCTTGGACACGAGTCATGTGACATCAACTCTAGACGCACTTACGTCACCCGCATCCAGCGACCACCTTTCGGCGTGCATGGATAGCAGTCTAGATGCCCAAATGATGTCGCCACTACTAGAAAATATATCCTCACCACCAACACCGTACAACACAATGCGCACCAATCCGACGCATCgcgcacagcaacaacaacactcaCAAGCAATCAACGCCGCTGGTACACCGCATCATACACGTTCAATGCATTCGCCGCACCTTAACGACACAGAGCCATCATCAAATGCCGATATCGTCAATGGGACCGCCAGCAATGCCAATCCGTATATGGATGAGAATAGCTTGTATAACTCAGGTGTCGCGTTACGACCACTGTCAACTGGTACGCCACACAATTTGCCACATATGCCATCGAATATGCAGCATCCGCATGCATCACCATCGCCTAGTCAATCAATGCAATCTGGTGCAATAATGCAGCACTCGCCGCCGCTGCATCGTAACCATCCCTACCAAAGGCCTGAACAATTGAATGCTGCACTCAATAATAATGGCGCAGGCGCACAGCAGCTACGCAATCCGGCAGATATGACTTTAAACGAATACAATAGCGGCAGCGCAGAAGAAATGTTGCGTCGCGCTCCACTCAAGATACGTGGTCCGGATGCGCTGAGCAGTGGCGCTGGCGGGGGTAGCGGGTATATGATGGGCGGTGGTATGCATGACGCCGAAAATGCTTATCGCATGACACTAAAACAGGAACCGGAAACTGGTTATTGA